A region of the Nocardia nova SH22a genome:
CCGCACCTTCGAGGTGGTGCGGCGCCCCGCCGACGGCCTGGCCTACGCGGCGGCCCTCGCCGAGGCGCACGGGCTGACCTATCAGCGGATCAAGGAACGGATGGCGTCATGAAAGTGCGGCTCATGTACCCCGATCGCGCCTTCGATCCGGAGGCCGAGCTGCCGCCGCACGTGCCGGACCTGCGCCAGGATCTGGAACTGGACCGGCTGCTGTCGGTGATGGCCAGCGACGACGACTACCTCTACACCGTCTGCGAACGCGGGCTGTTCAACGGCGTCACCGAGCCGGACGTGATTTGCTATCGCCAAAGGGCACTGCGGGATTGCCTGGCCCATCCCGGCACCGTCATCGAGATCTACAACCTCGTTTTCGAGGCGCTGGCCCAGGAGCGCAAGCACTGGCTCTTCCGCTCGGCCATGTATCAGCCCACCCCGGACAAACTCCTCACCCGGGCGCTGTCGCTGCTGACCGTCTTCCTCGACGCGCTGGTGCGCGTCCGGGATCTGACCGCCGCCCACCGCGCCGAATTCGATTCCGCGGCCTTCACCCAGTTGTTCGCGACCCTGTCGCGCGAACTGTCCGACGACTACGTCGCCGAGGTGCGCGACCACCTCGCGCAGTGCCGGTTCCCGCGCGGCGCACATTTCAGCGCACGCCTCGAAAAAGGCTGTAGCAGTACCGATTACATATTGCGCACCCCCCATCGGGTGGGCCTGCTCGGTCAGCTGGGCCAGCTGGGCTCCGCCGATTCCAAGTCCTACACCTTCCGCATTCCCGACCGCGACATCGCCGCGATGGATGCCGCCGCCGAACTCTACGCACGCGGCATCATGGCGGTGTCGCAGACGCTGACCAGGGCCTCCGATCACGTCACCGCGTTCCTGCGGCAACTGCGCGCCGAACTCGGCTTCTACATCGGCTGCTACCACCTGCGCCGCGAACTGGACGACCGGCGGCTTCCGGTCTGCTTCCCCGAGCCGGTCGACACCGGAACCGAGACGCTGACCTGCCGCGGACTCTACGATCCGTGCCTGGGCCTGCACGTCGGCCATCCGGTGATCGGCAACGACATAGACGCCGACGGCATCTCCGTCATCGTGGTCACCGGCGCGAACCAGGGCGGCAAATCGACTTTTCTGCGCAGCGTCGGCGCGGCGCAACTGATGATGCAGGCGGGCATGTTCGTCCCCGCCGAGTCCTTCCGCGCCAATACCCGCACGGGGGTGTTCACCCACTTCAAGCGGGAGGAGGATCAGACGATGACGCACGGCAAATTCGACGAGGAGCTGGTGCGGATGAGCCATCTGATCGACCTGATGGGCGGCGACGCCCTGTTGCTGTGCAACGAATCGTTCGCCGCCACCAACGAACGCGAGGGTTCGGCGATCGCCCGCGACGTGATCGACGCGCTCGACAGCGCCGGGGTCGAGATCGTCTACGTCACGCACATGTTCGATCTCGCGTCGAGTCTGGCCCGGCGCCACGACGCCACCCAGTTGTTCCTGCGCGCCGAACGCCGCCGCGACGGCGCCCGAACCCTGCGCGTCACCCCCGGCGCACCACTGCCGACCAGCCACGGCGACGACGTCTACCGCCATATCTTCGGGACCGAACCCGAACCCGCACCACCGAATCCGATGCCGAATTCGCCACGGTGAGAAAGGGATCCGCGATGCGCCTGGCCGAACTGACCGCCGTCGAAATACTCGACTCGCGCGGCAACCCCACTCTCCACGTCCGCGCCACCCTCGCCGACGGCCGCACCGTCACCGCCGGAGTTCCGTCCGGCGCGTCCACCGGCAGCGGTGAAGCCGTCGAACTGCGCGATCACGACCCGGCCCGCTACGGCGGGCGCGGGGTCACCCGGGCGGTCGGCAATGTCGACACCGTGCTCGCCGAGCGGCTCACCGGGCACGTGTTCGGCAGCTTCGCCGATGTCGACCGCCTGCTGCGCGAGCTCGACGGCACCGAGAATCTGTCGCGGCTGGGCGCGAACGCCGTTGTCGGAGTGTCGATCGCGGCCGCCCGCGCCTTCGCCCTGGCCACCGGACAGCAACTGTGGCAGTGGCTGACGCCCGAGGGCGGGCAGCCGCGGCTGCCGGTACCGCATTTCAACGTCATCAACGGCGGCGTGCACGCGCGAACGGCCTTGGATTTCCAGGAATTCATGATCGCTCCCGTCGGTGCGCCCTCGATCGCGGAAGCGGTGCGGGCGGGGGCCGAGATCTATCACCGGCTGCGTTCGGATCTCGCCGACGGCGGGCTGGCCACCGGACTCGGCGACGAGGGCGGATTCGCGCCCGATATCGCCGGGCCCGAACAGGCACTGGCCCTGCTCACCGCGGCGATCGACGGGGCCGGATACCGGGCCGGGCCGGAGGGGGTCATGATCGCGATCGACCCGGCCGCCAGCGAATTCCACCGCGACGACCGCTATCACGTCGGCGGGCAGGCGCTCACGGCGCAGGAGATGATCACCCGCTACGCGGAGATGATCGACAACTATCCGATCCGCAGTATCGAGGACGGACTCGGCGAGACCGACGGTGCGGGATGGCGTGCGCTCACCGCCGCTCTCGGTGACCGCGTCCAGCTGGTCGGGGACGACAATTTCGTGACCGATCCGTCGATCATCGCCGCGGCCGCCCGCGACGGTATCGCGAACGCGGCGTTGATCAAGGTCAATCAGATCGGCACCGTCACCGGCACACTCGACGCGCTGAGCGTGTGCCGCGAGGTCGGTTACGGTGCGATGATCTCGCATCGCTCGGGCGAGACCGACGACACCTTCATCGCCGACCTCGCCGTCGGATCCGGTTGCGGCCAAATCAAATCCGGTGCTCCCGCCCGCGGCGAGCGGGTCGCCAAATACAACCGACTGATCGAGATCGCCGCCACCGCCCACCTGCCCTACGGCCTGCCGCCCGGCTGGCGACACCGTTGACCGAAAGGACCACCGTGAACGAGTTTTCGGCCCAGCCCACCGTGGACTGCGTCTATCTGGCCCGGCACGGCCGCACCGCCTACAACGCCGGTGGGCTGCTGCGCGGCCTCAGCGATCCGCCGCT
Encoded here:
- the eno gene encoding phosphopyruvate hydratase — its product is MRLAELTAVEILDSRGNPTLHVRATLADGRTVTAGVPSGASTGSGEAVELRDHDPARYGGRGVTRAVGNVDTVLAERLTGHVFGSFADVDRLLRELDGTENLSRLGANAVVGVSIAAARAFALATGQQLWQWLTPEGGQPRLPVPHFNVINGGVHARTALDFQEFMIAPVGAPSIAEAVRAGAEIYHRLRSDLADGGLATGLGDEGGFAPDIAGPEQALALLTAAIDGAGYRAGPEGVMIAIDPAASEFHRDDRYHVGGQALTAQEMITRYAEMIDNYPIRSIEDGLGETDGAGWRALTAALGDRVQLVGDDNFVTDPSIIAAAARDGIANAALIKVNQIGTVTGTLDALSVCREVGYGAMISHRSGETDDTFIADLAVGSGCGQIKSGAPARGERVAKYNRLIEIAATAHLPYGLPPGWRHR
- a CDS encoding MutS-related protein, with product MKVRLMYPDRAFDPEAELPPHVPDLRQDLELDRLLSVMASDDDYLYTVCERGLFNGVTEPDVICYRQRALRDCLAHPGTVIEIYNLVFEALAQERKHWLFRSAMYQPTPDKLLTRALSLLTVFLDALVRVRDLTAAHRAEFDSAAFTQLFATLSRELSDDYVAEVRDHLAQCRFPRGAHFSARLEKGCSSTDYILRTPHRVGLLGQLGQLGSADSKSYTFRIPDRDIAAMDAAAELYARGIMAVSQTLTRASDHVTAFLRQLRAELGFYIGCYHLRRELDDRRLPVCFPEPVDTGTETLTCRGLYDPCLGLHVGHPVIGNDIDADGISVIVVTGANQGGKSTFLRSVGAAQLMMQAGMFVPAESFRANTRTGVFTHFKREEDQTMTHGKFDEELVRMSHLIDLMGGDALLLCNESFAATNEREGSAIARDVIDALDSAGVEIVYVTHMFDLASSLARRHDATQLFLRAERRRDGARTLRVTPGAPLPTSHGDDVYRHIFGTEPEPAPPNPMPNSPR